One genomic region from Lepidochelys kempii isolate rLepKem1 chromosome 19, rLepKem1.hap2, whole genome shotgun sequence encodes:
- the GPR3 gene encoding G-protein coupled receptor 3 gives MNKDMSHNSTEGQQGRFAASNGSSSSLNLDSVVQPLALNPWDVVLCISGTIISCENAIVVAVIFYTPAFRTPMFLLIGSLAIADFLAGMGLIFHFAFVYCIQSQVVNLITVGLLVTSFTASVGSLLAITIDRYLSLYNALTYYSERTVTRTYIMLILTWGFSICFGLLPVMGWNCLKDVSTCSIVKPLTKNNLIILSISFFMVFAVMLQLYVQICKIVCRHAHQIAVQRHFLATSHYVTTRKGISTLAVILGTFASCWLPFAIYCLLGDYTYPALYTYMTILPATYNSMINPVIYAFRNQEIQKVLWTVCCGCFSSTIPFRSRSPSDV, from the coding sequence ATGAACAAGGACATGTCCCACAACTCCACTGAAGGCCAGCAGGGCCGGTTTGCAGCCAGTaatggcagcagcagctccttgaaCCTCGACTCTGTGGTGCAACCTCTTGCCCTGAATCCCTGGGATGTGGTGCTTTGCATTTCTGGGACCATCATCTCTTGTGAGAATGCGATTGTGGTAGCCGTCATATTTTACACCCCTGCCTTCCGGACTCCAATGTTCCTGCTCATCGGGAGCCTTGCCATTGCTGACTTCCTGGCCGGCATGGGCCTTATATTCCACTTTGCCTTTGTCTATTGCATCCAGTCACAGGTGGTGAACCTCATCACTGTGGGGCTCCTGGTGACCTCGTTCACTGCCAGCGTGGGCAGCCTGTTGGCCATCACCATAGACCGCTACCTTTCCCTCTACAATGCACTGACTTACTATTCAGAAAGGACGGTCACCAGGACTTACATCATGCTGATCCTGACCTGGGGGTTTTCCATCTGCTTTGGGCTGCTGCCTGTCATGGGCTGGAACTGCTTGAAAGATGTCTCCACCTGCAGCATCGTGAAGCCCCTGACCAAGAACAACCTCAtcatcctctccatctccttctTCATGGTCTTTGCGGTGATGTTGCAGCTTTACGTACAGATCTGCAAGATAGTTTGCAGGCACGCCCACCAGATCGCTGTGCAGAGGCACTTCCTGGCCACCTCACACTACGTCACCACCAGGAAAGGCATCTCCACCTTAGCTGTCATCTTGGGGACTTTTGCTTCTTGCTGGCTGCCCTTTGCCATTTACTGCCTCCTGGGAGATTACACCTACCCAGCCCTCTATACCTACATGACCATCCTCCCGGCTACCTATAACTCCATGATTAACCCCGTTATCTATGCCTTCAGGAACCAAGAGATCCAGAAAGTGCTGTGGACTGTGTGCTGTGGGTGCTTCTCTTCCACAATACCTTTCAGGTCCAGATCTCCAAGCGATGTCTGA